A DNA window from Maribellus comscasis contains the following coding sequences:
- a CDS encoding DUF4292 domain-containing protein, which produces MKVGLMGGIKFPFFMILLGLLGFSSCRTARNIEMVEAKPMSTGKLLKQVEKNAFDYSYFSIKRINCQFSDNFSKASFKVNLRAHRDNKILVSISKLNIPVGRVLLTPDSVKYVNYIDKNFFIDDYSYLSKVLNIDLDFATIQSIISNNAFSYRNDPKDRDFKTFDSFIENGHYVLQSEKERKLVKIEEKGKTVKADRRLKRLDEDALILQKMFFEPVNFALTKLIIEDKTNERQLLLTFDDFEEFEKKDYPGLIDMNFNSPENDVNLKVRMSGFSTEKVKSFSLRIPEKYEEIRVN; this is translated from the coding sequence ATGAAGGTAGGTTTGATGGGCGGAATAAAGTTTCCGTTTTTTATGATTCTACTCGGGCTTTTAGGATTTTCTTCTTGCCGTACTGCACGAAATATTGAAATGGTTGAGGCAAAACCTATGAGCACCGGAAAACTGCTAAAACAAGTAGAAAAGAATGCGTTTGATTACAGCTATTTTTCAATTAAAAGAATTAACTGCCAGTTTTCCGATAATTTTTCGAAAGCCAGTTTTAAAGTAAACCTTAGAGCACACCGCGACAATAAAATTTTAGTTTCAATAAGTAAACTAAATATTCCGGTAGGAAGAGTTTTGCTTACTCCCGACAGTGTAAAATATGTAAATTACATCGACAAAAATTTTTTTATTGATGACTATTCCTATTTAAGTAAGGTATTGAATATTGACCTTGATTTTGCCACCATTCAGTCTATTATTTCGAACAATGCGTTTTCTTACAGAAATGATCCGAAAGACCGTGACTTTAAAACATTTGATTCGTTTATTGAAAACGGACATTACGTGCTACAGTCAGAGAAAGAGAGGAAGTTGGTAAAGATAGAAGAGAAGGGAAAAACGGTTAAAGCAGATCGCAGGTTAAAAAGATTGGATGAGGATGCTTTGATTCTTCAAAAAATGTTTTTTGAACCGGTAAATTTTGCTTTAACAAAGCTAATTATTGAAGACAAAACAAACGAACGGCAGTTGTTACTTACATTCGACGATTTTGAGGAATTTGAGAAAAAGGATTATCCGGGCCTGATTGATATGAATTTCAATTCGCCCGAAAATGATGTCAATTTAAAAGTAAGAATGAGTGGTTTTTCTACCGAAAAAGTAAAATCTTTTAGTTTGAGAATACCCGAGAAATATGAAGAGATCAGGGTAAATTAA
- a CDS encoding RNA polymerase sigma factor has translation MTISEYNSSIDLYSDRLYRFVLKSIKDVQRAEDIVQDSYEKLWKNVENVNAEKVRSYLFTTAYHTMIDIIRKDKRSAFSEDLKLTEESHENNYSDLSEVLKEAVGKLPEIQRMVLLLRDYEGYSYQEIGEMATLSESQVKVYIYRARVFLKKYIGNIEVVV, from the coding sequence ATGACAATAAGCGAATACAATTCCTCAATTGATCTTTATTCCGATCGGTTATACCGGTTTGTTTTAAAGAGCATTAAGGATGTTCAGCGAGCTGAGGATATTGTACAGGACAGTTACGAAAAGTTGTGGAAAAACGTGGAAAATGTAAACGCTGAAAAAGTACGTTCATATTTATTTACCACCGCTTACCACACCATGATTGACATTATTCGTAAAGATAAACGTTCAGCATTTTCTGAAGACCTGAAACTTACTGAAGAAAGCCATGAAAACAATTATTCAGATTTGAGTGAGGTACTAAAAGAGGCGGTCGGAAAATTACCGGAAATTCAGCGTATGGTGCTGCTTCTTCGTGACTATGAAGGCTACTCCTATCAGGAAATCGGTGAAATGGCTACCTTAAGCGAATCGCAGGTAAAAGTATACATTTACCGTGCGAGGGTATTTTTGAAAAAATATATTGGAAACATTGAAGTTGTTGTGTGA
- a CDS encoding murein hydrolase activator EnvC family protein: MKTLVVTSIVLFFVHTVCYAQSLSDLQKKKEEAAAEIEYTTKLLNEAEKSEKTSLNQLRLLNNQIHQRNIVINNTREEINVYQEFIDNNTLVVKMLDEDIQKLKEEYAEMIRSAYRNKNANDNVMFLLSAEDFNQAYRRYLYLKQYTSQRKTQAETINSVQEVLTESSKKLAEQKVTRQQLIGETREETQKLTTEKQQQNQELQKLQKQQRSLRQKLNQQRRVEQQLEDEIQRIIEEEARKNTDAGAPAFALAPEQKLVGDNFEQNKRLLPWPVERGVITEHFGIHSHPILKNVQIRNNGINIATETGSKVRAIFNGEVTRVFGITGGNTAVIIRHGNYLTVYSNLREVVVKKGDMVATKQIIGTVFTDLEDGNKSILKFQIWRENQKLNPEEWIVK; this comes from the coding sequence ATGAAAACTCTGGTTGTAACAAGTATCGTTTTATTTTTTGTACATACGGTTTGTTATGCCCAGTCATTGTCTGATCTTCAGAAGAAAAAAGAGGAAGCCGCTGCCGAAATAGAATACACTACAAAATTGCTAAATGAAGCGGAAAAAAGCGAAAAAACGTCGCTGAACCAGCTTAGGCTTTTAAATAATCAAATTCACCAGAGAAACATTGTAATCAACAATACAAGAGAGGAAATTAATGTTTACCAAGAATTTATTGATAATAATACACTGGTAGTAAAAATGCTGGATGAAGATATACAAAAGTTAAAGGAAGAATATGCGGAAATGATTCGTTCAGCGTACCGGAACAAAAATGCCAATGACAATGTAATGTTTCTTTTATCGGCCGAAGATTTTAACCAGGCTTACCGCAGGTATTTGTATTTGAAACAGTACACCAGTCAAAGAAAAACGCAGGCTGAGACTATAAATTCCGTTCAGGAAGTGTTAACAGAGAGCAGTAAAAAGCTGGCAGAACAAAAAGTAACCAGACAGCAATTGATTGGTGAAACACGAGAAGAGACTCAAAAACTGACAACAGAAAAACAACAACAAAATCAAGAGCTTCAAAAGTTACAAAAACAGCAACGCAGTTTGCGTCAAAAGTTGAACCAGCAGCGTCGGGTGGAACAACAACTGGAGGATGAAATTCAGAGGATAATTGAAGAAGAAGCCCGCAAGAATACTGATGCCGGAGCGCCCGCATTTGCTTTAGCTCCCGAACAAAAACTGGTTGGCGACAATTTTGAACAGAATAAACGACTTCTTCCCTGGCCGGTTGAAAGAGGTGTTATTACTGAACATTTCGGTATTCATTCTCATCCGATTTTAAAAAATGTGCAAATCCGGAACAACGGAATCAATATTGCCACAGAAACAGGTTCAAAAGTAAGAGCGATATTTAACGGAGAAGTCACACGTGTTTTTGGTATCACAGGAGGAAATACAGCTGTTATTATTCGTCACGGCAATTACCTTACCGTATACTCCAACTTGAGAGAGGTCGTGGTTAAAAAAGGAGATATGGTGGCAACCAAACAGATCATCGGAACGGTTTTTACTGATTTGGAAGACGGGAATAAATCAATTCTCAAGTTTCAGATCTGGCGTGAGAATCAGAAACTCAATCCTGAAGAGTGGATTGTGAAATAA
- a CDS encoding Crp/Fnr family transcriptional regulator, with product MRSAIKRPTEEETNLSGFQLFKKLTEEEFNRLNYEKTCSLYKKGTVIYREGSRLTGFFCVTRGIIKIFKTGIDGKEQIIRFAKRGEIIAYRSLLSQELACTTAKVIDEAVLCHVPYQTLLYLIQSNWQFSHHMLQIVCGELREANDYITDIAQKTVRERLAEVLLILKENFDLDNQNTLQISLTREELANMVGTATESVIRLLSEFKQDKLIELQGRKIKFLDIHSLRRVANI from the coding sequence ATGAGAAGTGCAATTAAAAGGCCAACGGAGGAAGAAACAAATTTGAGCGGATTTCAACTATTTAAAAAACTGACAGAAGAGGAATTTAACCGCTTGAATTATGAAAAAACCTGCTCACTTTATAAAAAGGGTACGGTTATTTATCGGGAGGGTAGCAGGCTTACCGGATTTTTTTGTGTAACACGTGGAATTATTAAAATATTCAAAACCGGAATCGACGGAAAAGAACAAATAATCAGATTTGCCAAAAGAGGTGAAATAATTGCTTACCGTTCATTATTAAGCCAGGAGTTGGCGTGTACCACTGCGAAAGTTATCGACGAGGCCGTTCTTTGTCATGTCCCGTATCAGACACTTTTATACCTTATTCAAAGCAACTGGCAATTTTCACATCACATGTTGCAAATTGTTTGTGGCGAACTGCGCGAAGCCAACGATTATATCACCGATATTGCACAAAAAACTGTTCGCGAGAGACTGGCAGAAGTTTTGCTCATTTTGAAAGAAAATTTTGATTTGGATAATCAGAATACACTTCAAATCTCTCTCACTCGTGAGGAGTTGGCCAATATGGTTGGAACCGCCACTGAATCCGTAATACGTCTACTTTCAGAATTTAAACAGGATAAATTAATTGAATTACAGGGTAGAAAAATAAAATTCTTAGATATACACAGTTTAAGAAGAGTTGCAAATATTTAA
- a CDS encoding outer membrane beta-barrel protein, translated as MKQLVTVILCSVIAMNAFAQRDTTEVKMLKKNVVTVVENEDGTKVKVGNDRGVEVITDDWGDTTHIRIGRRTFDVVDNWNGTHVNVSKEPREKHWSGSFNPHWAGIEVGMNMFYDTDYSLYGGDEFFDLIPGKSLTWNFNFAEWAFKNEKNNFGLVTGLGFSFSDYTFDRAITIEKENGDGMIVPVPLDPDGLKKSKLTMSYLTAPLMFEIKTPLRMGGSRLYLAGGVIGGINIGSHTKYKYRKDKEKLRSNFNINTFKYELTGRIGFGDLCIFANYSMTPLFSDGKGPELYPLMIGISFPNI; from the coding sequence ATGAAACAATTAGTTACCGTAATTTTGTGCAGCGTAATAGCCATGAATGCTTTTGCACAAAGAGATACTACAGAAGTTAAAATGTTGAAAAAAAATGTAGTTACTGTAGTTGAGAACGAAGATGGAACCAAGGTAAAGGTTGGTAACGACAGAGGAGTTGAAGTTATTACCGATGACTGGGGTGACACAACACACATCCGCATTGGCAGGCGCACTTTTGATGTTGTAGACAACTGGAACGGAACTCATGTAAATGTAAGTAAAGAACCACGCGAAAAACATTGGTCAGGAAGTTTTAACCCCCACTGGGCTGGTATTGAAGTTGGAATGAATATGTTTTATGATACTGATTATTCACTTTACGGAGGCGATGAATTTTTTGACCTCATTCCCGGAAAATCACTTACCTGGAACTTTAATTTTGCAGAATGGGCATTCAAAAACGAAAAAAACAATTTTGGGCTTGTTACCGGGCTTGGTTTTAGTTTTTCAGATTATACATTTGACCGCGCCATTACCATCGAAAAAGAAAACGGAGATGGTATGATTGTTCCTGTTCCGCTTGACCCCGATGGCCTAAAAAAATCGAAACTTACAATGTCTTATTTAACGGCTCCCTTAATGTTTGAAATAAAAACACCGCTTCGTATGGGAGGTTCTCGTTTATACCTTGCAGGGGGTGTAATAGGTGGAATTAACATCGGTTCTCATACAAAATATAAATACCGCAAAGACAAAGAAAAACTAAGAAGTAATTTTAACATCAACACCTTCAAATACGAACTCACGGGAAGAATTGGTTTTGGCGACCTCTGTATATTCGCCAATTACAGCATGACTCCGTTGTTTAGCGACGGAAAAGGCCCCGAACTTTATCCCCTCATGATTGGCATTTCTTTCCCTAATATTTAA
- a CDS encoding branched-chain amino acid aminotransferase: MENLDWKNLGFGYRDTDYNVRCYFKNGAWGELEVSTSNRIDIHMSATALHYGQEAFEGLKAFKGRDGKIRIFRMDENAKRMQNSSDGILMAKLPVEKFMEAVRIAVKKNERFVPPCESGAALYIRPLLIGTSPQIGVKPAEEYLFMVFVMPVGPYFPEGFKPTDLVIYREYDRAAPQGTGKYKVGGNYAASMYEGKKAKENGFSAVLYLDSREKKYLDECGPANFFGIKNNTYITPLSDSILPSITNKSLMVLADEMGLNVERRKVPYDELAEFEEVGACGTAAVISPIKGVYDSDKDKWFKYGEEPGEWSTKLYNKLRAIQYGDEPDTHGWVEIVE; this comes from the coding sequence ATGGAAAACTTAGACTGGAAAAATCTGGGATTTGGGTATCGCGACACCGACTATAATGTACGCTGTTATTTTAAAAACGGAGCGTGGGGAGAACTTGAAGTTAGTACTTCCAACCGGATTGACATTCACATGTCGGCAACGGCGTTGCATTACGGCCAGGAAGCTTTTGAAGGATTAAAAGCTTTTAAAGGCAGAGACGGGAAAATCCGGATTTTCAGGATGGACGAAAACGCCAAACGTATGCAGAATTCCAGCGATGGAATCCTGATGGCAAAACTTCCGGTTGAAAAGTTTATGGAAGCAGTTCGAATTGCTGTGAAAAAAAATGAACGTTTTGTGCCGCCTTGTGAGAGCGGAGCAGCACTTTATATTCGCCCCTTATTAATTGGTACCAGTCCTCAGATTGGTGTAAAACCTGCAGAAGAATATTTGTTTATGGTGTTTGTAATGCCTGTCGGACCTTATTTTCCTGAAGGATTTAAACCTACAGATTTGGTCATTTACCGTGAATACGACCGTGCAGCTCCACAGGGAACAGGAAAATACAAAGTTGGTGGAAACTATGCTGCCAGTATGTATGAAGGAAAAAAAGCCAAGGAAAACGGTTTTTCAGCTGTACTATATCTCGACAGCCGTGAGAAAAAATACCTTGACGAATGTGGACCGGCTAATTTTTTCGGAATTAAAAACAATACCTATATTACACCACTATCCGATTCTATTTTACCATCAATAACCAACAAAAGCCTTATGGTTTTGGCAGATGAAATGGGATTAAACGTAGAACGCCGGAAAGTTCCGTACGATGAACTTGCCGAATTTGAAGAAGTTGGAGCCTGCGGTACTGCAGCCGTAATTTCGCCTATAAAAGGCGTTTACGACTCGGATAAAGATAAATGGTTTAAATATGGTGAAGAACCAGGAGAATGGAGTACAAAACTGTACAATAAACTCCGGGCCATACAATACGGTGACGAGCCAGATACTCACGGATGGGTAGAAATTGTGGAATAA
- a CDS encoding class I SAM-dependent methyltransferase — translation MQKRHTNRIKYFEEQGITTAKHVIPYLSDLIKIEPKTEVLEIGCGEAGNLKPFIDIGCKATGIDISHGKIKQAEKFYSNHKNRNNLELICEDIYKHNSLDKKYDLIMMRDVIEHILNQEKFMGFIKQFLKPDGKIFLAFPPWQNPFGGHQQICGSKLLSKIPFFHLLPQKTYRFILKSFGENESQINTLVEIKQTGISIERFERIIKQEKFSIDKRTYYFINPNYETKFGLKPRTQSKLISSIPWLRNFFTTAMYYVISQSTLQD, via the coding sequence ATGCAAAAAAGGCACACAAATAGAATTAAATATTTCGAAGAACAGGGTATAACTACAGCCAAACATGTAATTCCTTATTTATCTGATTTAATTAAAATTGAACCAAAAACAGAAGTTTTAGAGATTGGTTGCGGGGAAGCTGGTAATCTTAAACCATTTATAGATATCGGTTGCAAAGCAACAGGAATAGATATTTCGCATGGCAAAATTAAACAGGCAGAAAAATTTTATTCCAATCATAAAAACAGAAATAATCTTGAACTTATTTGTGAAGACATTTATAAACATAATTCTCTGGATAAAAAATATGACTTGATTATGATGCGCGATGTGATTGAACACATTCTAAATCAAGAAAAGTTTATGGGTTTTATTAAACAGTTTTTAAAACCCGATGGGAAAATTTTTCTAGCTTTTCCTCCATGGCAAAATCCATTTGGAGGTCATCAACAAATTTGCGGCAGCAAATTACTATCTAAAATACCTTTTTTCCACTTATTACCTCAAAAAACATACCGGTTTATTCTTAAATCTTTTGGTGAAAATGAAAGTCAAATCAATACTCTTGTTGAAATAAAACAAACTGGTATTTCAATTGAAAGATTTGAAAGAATAATCAAACAGGAAAAATTTAGCATTGACAAACGAACTTACTATTTTATAAATCCAAATTATGAAACAAAATTTGGCTTGAAACCACGGACACAATCTAAATTAATTTCTTCAATTCCTTGGTTGCGAAATTTTTTTACTACAGCTATGTATTATGTTATTTCACAATCCACTCTTCAGGATTGA
- a CDS encoding OsmC family protein: protein MKHVVDMSWTDKVAFEADMDGHKIVVDADKESGGSDLGYRPKRLMLSALAGCTGIDVIMILKKMKVEPEAFNVIVEADVTDEHPKHYTKMKVVYQFKGKDLPAEKLEKAVKLSEEKYCGVTAVYKKAMEMETEIRIIE from the coding sequence ATGAAACATGTTGTAGATATGTCGTGGACTGATAAAGTGGCCTTTGAAGCAGATATGGACGGGCATAAAATCGTTGTTGATGCGGATAAAGAAAGCGGAGGCAGCGATTTAGGCTACAGACCCAAAAGGCTGATGTTATCTGCCCTGGCCGGTTGCACGGGTATCGACGTAATTATGATTTTGAAAAAAATGAAGGTTGAACCTGAAGCTTTTAACGTGATTGTTGAAGCAGATGTAACCGACGAGCATCCGAAACACTATACAAAAATGAAGGTAGTTTATCAGTTTAAAGGGAAAGATTTACCCGCGGAAAAGTTGGAAAAGGCGGTTAAATTATCCGAAGAAAAATATTGCGGAGTTACTGCTGTCTATAAAAAAGCAATGGAAATGGAAACTGAAATCAGGATTATTGAATAA
- a CDS encoding tetratricopeptide repeat protein yields the protein MKRIIFLGSVVGLTSLLFSCSGVKTVAQKEPVVQETEVTLTEEQELDERKQKEFEYLFVEALKQKMFGNAQKAIQLLSSCLDIDPNSSSAMYELANIHAANNDFTSASLLLEKAISIDSGNKWYKLLLAQIYQKQRKFSEAAEIYTELVKTDPENLEYLYMRAALLANAEEFEEAVKAYDAMEEKTGINEQISVEKQQIYLSMGKVEEAFEEIEKLIEYNPAETKYYGLLADLYQSQGDSENALKYYKKIQQMEPENGFVHFSLANFYLENGDEEKSFEETKEGFKSEEVDIQTKLQMYMMLTSNREESKITDKKEQELIQLLLEQYPDEFLVRTIYADYFLKKNELEKAREQMLKALEIEQSDYMVWERILFIDNDLQDWEGLYKHSEKAFELFPNQPQTYFLHAIACIQLEKFEETKTIVEEGLDYVVDNPQLQGQFLMLKGEAIYKLGNQEEAFGFFDKAVELDPDNYIALNNYAYYLSVAGKNLDKAERMSGKVVERFPDNPTYLDTHAWVLFKKGEYSLAKFYMQSAINNGGQDNPTLLEHYGDILFMLQKLDEAKQFWEKAKNSGSTSEVLERKIKEQKYIEE from the coding sequence ATGAAAAGGATAATATTTTTGGGTAGTGTTGTTGGCTTAACTTCATTGCTGTTTTCATGCTCAGGGGTTAAAACTGTTGCACAGAAAGAACCTGTGGTTCAGGAAACGGAAGTTACTCTTACAGAAGAACAGGAATTAGACGAACGGAAACAGAAAGAGTTTGAATATTTATTTGTTGAGGCTTTAAAACAAAAGATGTTTGGAAATGCGCAAAAGGCAATCCAATTGTTGTCCAGTTGTCTTGATATTGATCCAAACTCTTCATCAGCAATGTATGAGCTGGCAAATATTCATGCGGCAAATAACGATTTTACAAGTGCTTCTTTGTTGCTCGAAAAAGCAATCAGTATCGATTCAGGTAATAAATGGTATAAATTGCTGTTGGCTCAAATTTATCAGAAACAACGAAAATTTTCTGAGGCAGCAGAAATATATACCGAACTGGTAAAAACTGATCCCGAGAACCTCGAATATTTGTATATGAGAGCGGCTCTGCTTGCCAATGCAGAGGAATTTGAAGAGGCTGTTAAAGCTTACGATGCAATGGAAGAAAAAACAGGCATTAATGAGCAAATTTCTGTTGAGAAGCAGCAAATTTATCTTTCTATGGGAAAGGTTGAGGAGGCCTTTGAGGAAATCGAAAAACTTATTGAATACAATCCGGCAGAAACAAAATATTATGGTTTACTCGCCGATTTGTACCAAAGCCAGGGAGATTCTGAAAATGCATTAAAATACTACAAAAAAATTCAGCAAATGGAGCCTGAAAATGGTTTTGTGCATTTTTCACTGGCGAATTTTTACTTGGAAAACGGGGATGAAGAAAAATCATTTGAAGAGACCAAAGAGGGGTTTAAAAGTGAAGAAGTCGATATTCAGACGAAACTTCAAATGTATATGATGCTTACTTCCAATCGTGAAGAATCAAAAATAACCGATAAAAAAGAACAGGAGCTTATTCAATTGCTACTGGAACAATATCCCGATGAGTTTTTAGTTCGCACCATTTATGCTGATTATTTTTTGAAAAAGAATGAGCTGGAAAAAGCCCGTGAACAAATGCTGAAAGCTCTGGAAATTGAACAAAGTGACTACATGGTATGGGAACGTATTTTGTTTATTGATAATGATTTACAGGATTGGGAAGGATTGTACAAACACAGTGAAAAAGCATTTGAATTATTTCCCAACCAACCACAAACCTACTTTTTGCACGCTATTGCCTGTATTCAACTCGAAAAATTTGAGGAAACCAAAACCATCGTGGAAGAAGGACTGGATTATGTTGTTGATAACCCACAATTGCAAGGTCAGTTTTTAATGTTAAAAGGAGAAGCAATTTATAAATTGGGAAATCAGGAGGAGGCTTTTGGATTTTTCGATAAAGCTGTTGAACTAGACCCTGATAATTATATTGCACTTAATAATTATGCTTACTATTTGTCGGTTGCAGGAAAAAATCTGGATAAGGCGGAGAGGATGAGTGGAAAAGTGGTTGAACGGTTTCCGGATAATCCGACGTATTTGGATACACACGCCTGGGTGCTGTTTAAAAAGGGTGAATATTCTCTCGCAAAATTTTATATGCAATCTGCAATAAATAACGGAGGTCAGGATAACCCCACATTGCTGGAACATTATGGTGATATTCTATTTATGCTTCAAAAACTGGACGAAGCCAAACAGTTCTGGGAAAAAGCAAAAAACAGCGGAAGTACTTCCGAGGTTTTGGAACGTAAAATAAAGGAACAAAAATACATTGAAGAATAA
- a CDS encoding TraB/GumN family protein gives MKRTIISAVLILVIFFPVFSQSSVYVIEDKKGAKIFVGGSIHKLREQDFPLPDEFLKTLDNSEILVLETDISKVNDPANAPYLMEIMTFQDDKTLKSVFSENVYNKLDSACGNYGIRLEGIQKLKPFTVVLNLTQMVLLKNGVTKEGVDVQLSDEANKKGKSFLYLETFEEQLSFMKQLTQVDEDDFVLYSLKDIEQNNAMFDEIIASWKTGDKKVMQELNKEFKQTFPEIYQFLLLDRNNNWIPQLEDYLETPDTEFVVVGALHLFGPGGVLQQMKDKGYLVKQL, from the coding sequence ATGAAACGTACAATTATTTCTGCTGTTCTTATCCTGGTAATTTTTTTTCCGGTGTTTTCTCAATCTTCGGTTTATGTTATCGAAGACAAAAAAGGAGCAAAAATCTTTGTTGGCGGCAGTATTCACAAGCTTCGCGAACAGGACTTTCCTCTTCCTGATGAATTTTTAAAAACGTTGGATAATTCCGAAATTCTTGTTTTGGAAACCGATATTTCCAAAGTAAATGATCCGGCAAATGCTCCCTATCTAATGGAAATTATGACATTTCAGGATGATAAAACATTAAAATCCGTTTTTAGTGAAAATGTTTACAACAAGCTCGATTCTGCCTGTGGCAATTATGGTATTCGGTTGGAAGGTATTCAAAAATTAAAGCCCTTTACTGTGGTTCTGAATTTAACACAAATGGTATTGTTAAAAAATGGAGTCACAAAAGAAGGGGTAGATGTTCAGTTAAGTGATGAGGCGAATAAAAAAGGGAAATCATTTTTGTATCTCGAAACATTTGAAGAACAGTTGAGTTTTATGAAACAATTAACACAGGTTGATGAAGATGATTTTGTTTTGTATTCTTTGAAAGATATAGAGCAAAACAATGCGATGTTTGATGAGATTATTGCTTCTTGGAAAACCGGGGATAAAAAAGTGATGCAGGAATTGAACAAAGAGTTTAAACAAACGTTTCCCGAAATCTATCAGTTTTTGCTTTTGGATAGAAATAACAACTGGATTCCGCAACTTGAAGATTATTTAGAAACACCTGACACGGAATTTGTTGTAGTTGGAGCGCTGCATTTGTTTGGTCCGGGCGGAGTTCTCCAGCAAATGAAAGACAAAGGATATTTGGTAAAGCAATTATAA
- the dut gene encoding dUTP diphosphatase, which translates to MQIKIVNKSNNDLPAYSTELSAGMDLRAYLQEPVVLKPLERKLIPTGLFVEIPKGYEAQIRPRSGLALKKGITVLNTPGTIDADYRGEIGVILINLSQEDFVIENGERICQMVVAAHETVEWNLVEVLEETVRGAGGFGHTGKN; encoded by the coding sequence ATGCAGATTAAAATCGTTAATAAATCGAATAATGATTTGCCGGCGTATAGTACTGAACTGTCGGCAGGAATGGATTTAAGGGCTTACCTTCAGGAGCCGGTGGTGTTAAAGCCACTGGAAAGAAAATTAATCCCAACAGGTTTGTTTGTTGAAATTCCCAAAGGATACGAAGCACAAATCAGACCAAGAAGCGGACTGGCATTAAAAAAGGGAATTACGGTTTTAAACACACCCGGAACCATTGATGCAGATTACAGGGGAGAAATTGGTGTTATTTTGATTAACCTTTCGCAAGAAGATTTTGTTATTGAAAATGGAGAAAGGATATGCCAGATGGTTGTGGCTGCTCACGAAACTGTGGAATGGAATTTGGTAGAGGTGTTGGAAGAAACAGTCAGAGGTGCAGGTGGTTTTGGCCACACCGGTAAAAATTAA
- the hemW gene encoding radical SAM family heme chaperone HemW yields the protein MAGIYIHIPFCRQKCYYCDFYKTVNTGQTPRFIKAIQQEARKRKDYAGSEKIETIYFGGGTPSVLNGNELAEILQFFRKEFEIVKEAEVTFEANPDDLTVNYLETLYQAGVNRLSIGLQALQNEHLKRMNRRHDVQQAIASVNDAQKAGFQNLSVDLIYGLPELTINQWKSTLKQIFSLPFLHLSAYHLTYHQGTPFYTWLKKGTLKELDEKESVEQFEILIETAERYGFEHYEISNFAKNHLYSKHNTSYWTGKKYLGLGPSAHSFNGNSRQWNMAHLEGYLKAQENNLPFFEEEVLSENEKFNEYILTRMRTKWGIQEQEIRNIFGSQVLNAFQKEIENYLQMELIKKENGNFTFTRKGLFISDDILSNLMII from the coding sequence ATGGCAGGTATTTATATTCATATCCCATTTTGTCGACAAAAATGTTATTACTGCGATTTTTATAAAACTGTAAATACCGGGCAAACACCAAGATTTATCAAGGCTATTCAGCAGGAAGCCAGGAAAAGAAAAGATTATGCAGGTAGTGAAAAGATAGAAACCATTTATTTTGGAGGAGGCACACCTTCGGTTTTAAACGGGAACGAACTGGCAGAAATTTTACAATTTTTCAGAAAAGAGTTCGAAATTGTAAAAGAAGCTGAAGTTACATTTGAAGCCAATCCTGATGATTTAACTGTTAATTATTTAGAAACACTGTACCAGGCAGGAGTTAACCGTTTAAGTATTGGTTTACAGGCACTGCAGAATGAACATTTAAAACGAATGAATCGCCGCCATGATGTTCAGCAGGCAATTGCTTCGGTAAATGATGCCCAAAAAGCAGGCTTTCAAAATCTTAGTGTTGATTTAATTTATGGTTTGCCCGAACTTACAATAAATCAGTGGAAAAGTACATTGAAACAAATTTTTTCGCTTCCTTTTCTACATCTTTCTGCGTATCATTTGACCTATCACCAGGGAACTCCTTTTTATACCTGGCTCAAAAAAGGAACATTAAAAGAGCTGGACGAAAAGGAAAGTGTGGAACAGTTTGAGATTTTAATAGAAACTGCGGAAAGATACGGATTTGAACATTACGAGATTTCAAATTTTGCCAAAAATCACCTCTATTCAAAACACAATACTTCGTACTGGACAGGCAAAAAATACCTCGGGCTAGGTCCATCGGCCCACTCTTTCAACGGAAATTCGCGACAATGGAATATGGCGCATCTCGAAGGATATTTAAAAGCTCAGGAAAATAACTTGCCTTTTTTTGAAGAAGAAGTTCTTTCTGAAAATGAAAAGTTTAACGAATATATTTTAACCCGGATGAGGACAAAGTGGGGCATACAGGAACAGGAGATTAGGAATATATTTGGCTCACAAGTATTAAATGCTTTTCAAAAAGAAATAGAAAATTATTTGCAAATGGAACTGATAAAAAAAGAAAATGGAAATTTTACATTTACACGAAAAGGACTTTTTATTTCAGATGACATTTTGTCAAATCTGATGATTATTTAA